Proteins from one Lonchura striata isolate bLonStr1 chromosome 28, bLonStr1.mat, whole genome shotgun sequence genomic window:
- the SUGP2 gene encoding SURP and G-patch domain-containing protein 2, which produces MASRRMPRPAPEAAARDRVPRYRLERSAAAAGAAHPFRAHSRLLPRPRYNESFHHDGRFPHANCQHEDWSEDPREDYPGENYPGEDYPGENYPGENYPGENYPGPSYRAASPPLRKENYFQGQFSRPAPREREFARDYGKFGRAAAPGREYGQRDREYPQGYGPAGSWQAGAEFGSPDVLGDFGPMEEEYGGAEDPEYEEDFGAPPRRGGAGRGRALRGKRLAGGVVKPRAFRGDPKSPLKKWGLKKGQPGPDADAPELPPDVAEPLQQRPSPELPPRPGAAPGAVLRLPKPAHVFRSLSFDPVDKSDIFSTFGVEIIKWAGFHAVKNDAEFSRLFGALFELETETCAKMLASFKCSLRPEHRDYCFFTIKSLQHAALKTPKVDNEFLNMLLDKGAVKTKNCFFEIIKPFDKYVMRLQDRLLKGVTPLLMACNAYELSVKSSAFGHPGHVAGALETTVSLCRKSLALLGQTFALASVFRQEKILEAVGLQEMAPAPTAFPNFDDSTLFGREYMENLKAWLERSGYPIQMRRGPAGAAEQLPAAAPGANAPQRADRKVVDTIEQLVSSIVAGTLSAKDRSAQKNSPEYWFLCDEDSLEYKYYRLRLSEVQRRSSQPVEEAAPESLRALLYARRVASIKRRLFKRKKKPGTAPPRASRARRVRRASRATQTLLSAGTVLKQPGPARAPGAALGAPLGAAPGALGAPPGAALGAPGALGALGAAPGACPAVDARSRDTAERLARFVAQEGPEMERISIAHSADSPELWFLQDPTSPAFQFYRRKVLELCPSITFSPEAAGAAPAAGTAQQDEDDEDDEEEEEEEEEDDEEEAEFEPSQPAEDEEDDEEDVAAGRRVADLEEELVSRAGEEMAGGDVRLCSPPDGAVPNLSTQAPGPAPGARFPRKRVSSKSLKVGLIPAPKRVCLVQEPKVHEPVRIAYDRPRGCPITKKKKKPTEPEVPPKRLSPRNVGFQMLQRMGWQEGHGLGTRGRGIREPVHLGATSAGEGLGVVGEESREDAFDVFRQRMMHMYRQKRAGK; this is translated from the exons ATGGCCTCGCGGAGGATGCCCCGGCCGGCGCCGGAGGCCGCGGCGCGGGACAGAGTTCCGCGGTACCGGCTGGAGCggagcgcggccgcggcgggcgcCGCGCATCCCTTCCGAG CTCACTCCCGgctgctgccccggccccgctaCAACGAGAGCTTCCACCACGACGGGCGCTTCCCTCACGCCAACTGCCAGCACGAGGACTGGAGCGAGGATCCCAGGGAGGATTATCCCGGGGAAAACTACCCCGGGGAGGATTACCCCGGAGAGAATTACCCCGGAGAGAATTACCCCGGGGAAAACTACCCCGGCCCTTCCTACAGAGCCGCCAGCCCCCCGCTCCGCAAGGAGAATTATTTCCAGGGACAGTTCTCCCGGCCCGCGCCCCGGGAGCGGGAATTCGCCCGGGATTACGGGAAATTCGGCCGTGCAGCTGCCCCCGGCCGGGAGTACGGGCAGCGGGACAGGGAGTACCCGCAGGGCTACGGCCCCGCGGGTTCCTGGCAGGCCGGAGCAGAATTTGGCTCCCCGgatgttttgggggatttcgggCCGATGGAGGAGGAGTACGGCGGCGCGGAGGACCCGGAGTACGAGGAGGATTTCGGGGCGCCGCCGCGCAGGGGAGGCGCGGGCAGGGGGAGAGCCCTGCGGGGAAAGCGCCTGGCCGGGGGGGTGGTGAAACCCAGGGCGTTCAGAGGAGACCCCAAAAGCCCCCTGAAGAAGTGGGGCTTGAAGAAAGGCCAGCCCGGCCCGGATGCCGACGCTCCGGAGCTGCCTCCGGACGTCGCCGAGCCCCTCCAGCAGCGCCCCAGCCCCGAGCTGCCCCcgcggcccggcgcggccccgggaGCCGTCCTGAGGCTGCCGAAACCCGCCCACGTCTTCAGGAGCCTCAGCTTCGACCCGGTGGATAAATCCGACATCTTCTCCACCTTCGGCGTGGAGATCATCAAGTGGGCCGGGTTCCACGCCGTCAAAAACGACGCCGAGTTCTCACGCCTCTTCGGGGCCCTCTTCGAGCTGGAGACCGAGACCTGTGCCAAGATGTTGGCCTCCTTCAAGTGCTCCCTGCGGCCGGAGCACCGGGACTACTGCTTCTTCACCATCAAGAGCCTGCAGCACGCCGCCCTGAAAACCCCCAAGGTGGACAACGAGTTCTTGAACATGCTGCTGGACAAGGGGGCCGTGAAGACCAAGAACTGCTTCTTCGAGATCATCAAGCCCTTCGACAAGTACGTCATGCGCCTGCAGGACCGCCTCCTCAAGGGGGTGACCCCGCTGCTGATGGCCTGCAACGCCTACGAGCTGAGCGTGAAGAGCAGCGCCTTCGGCCACCCCGGCCACGTGGCCGGCGCCCTGGAGACCACCGTGTCCCTGTGCCGCAagtccctggccctgctgggccAGACCTTCGCCCTGGCCTCCGTTTTCCGGCAGGAGAAGATCCTGGAGGccgtggggctgcaggagatggCCCCGGCGCCCACGGCCTTCCCCAATTTCGACGACTCCACGCTCTTCGGCAGGGAGTACATGGAGAACCTGAAGGCGTGGCTGGAGAGGAGCGGCTACCCCATCCAGatgaggagaggcccggcaggagCCGCCGAGCAGCTCCCGGCGGCCGCCCCCGGCGCCAACG ccccccagcGAGCTGACAGGAAAGTTGTGGACACCATTGAGCAGCTGGTGAGCAGCATCGTGGCAGGAACTCTGTCTGCCAAGGACAGGAGTGCTCAGAAGAACTCTCCTGAATATTG GTTCCTGTGTGACGAGGACAGCCTGGAGTACAAGTACTACAGGCTGCGGCTCTCCGAGGtgcagaggaggagcagccagcccGTGGAGGAAGCAGCCCCAGAGTCCCTGCGGGCCCTGCTCTATGCCCGGAGGGTGGCCAGCATCAAAAGGAGACttttcaagaggaaaaagaagcctggcactgcccctccccgtgccagcagggccaggagggtGAGGAGGGCCAGCAGGGCCACCCAGACCCTGCTCTCAGCGGGGACGGTGCTGAAGCAGCCAGGGCCAGCCCGGGCCCCGGGTGCTGCCCTGGGTGCCCCCCTGGgtgctgctccaggtgctcTGGGTGCTCCCCCGGGTGCTGCCCTGGGTGCCCCAGGTGCCCTGGGTGCTCTGGGTGCTgccccag GTGCGTGTCCCGCCGTGGACGCCCGGAGCCGGGACACGGCGGAGCGGCTGGCCCGGTTCGTGGCCCAGGAGGGGCCCGAGATGGAGCGGATCAGCATCGCCCACAGCGCCGACAGCCCCGAGCTCTG GTTCCTCCAGGATCCCACCAGCCCCGCCTTCCAGTTCTACCGGCGGAAAGTCCTGGAGCTCTGTCCCTCCATCACCTTCAGCCCcgaggctgcaggagctgccccagccgcaggcacagcccagcaggacgaggacgacgaggacgacgaggaggaagaggaggaggaagaagaagacgACGAGGAAGAAGCTGAGTTTGAACCCTCCCAACCTgcggaggatgaggaggatgatgaggaggacgTGGCAGCAGGTAGAAGGGTGGCAGACCTAGAGGAAGAGTTGGTGtccagagcaggagaggagatgGCAGGAGGTGACGTGCGGCTCTGCAGCCCCCCTGACGGCGCTGTCCCAAATCTGTCGACACAGGcacccggcccggcccccggcgCGCGCTTCCCCCGCAAACGGGTCAGCTCCAAGTCGCTGAAGGTGGGCCTGATCCCCGCCCCAAAACGGGTCTGCCTCGTCCAGGAGCCCAAAG TGCATGAACCTGTCAGGATTGCTTATGACAGACCCCGGGGCTGCCCCatcacaaagaagaaaaag AAGCCCACGGAGCCGGAGGTGCCCCCCAAGAGGCTGAGCCCGCGGAACGTGGGGTTCCAGATGCTGCAGAGGAtgggctggcaggaggggcACGGCCTGGGCACGCGCGGGCGCGGCATCCGCGAGCCCGTCCACCT GGGCGCCACCTCGgccggggaggggctgggcgTGGTGGGGGAGGAGAGCCGCGAGGACGCCTTCGACGTGTTCCGCCAGAGGATGATGCACATGTACCGGCAGAAACGGGCCGGCAAGTAG
- the ARMC6 gene encoding armadillo repeat-containing protein 6 has product MGSRQIAQETFDEAVQENITEFQMEPEEAVREAVQQFQSQGVDLSNIVKAVRPVSENGQRQKHQILLSLESLGRAVAEQDAARLPELLAALAAQCQQEPACRCLAARHGAYPALLAACGLAEGHGAALPAALAALAALLDGQPELLDAPGRELLLRALRERPAAPAALRCVRHACLRHERNRQQLVGAGVLPLLTGAVARHGGDAQLVRVAAAALRAVTLDDDIRVPFGHAHEHARMIVLENDGLRVLIEAAKAFRDDCGVLSELCATLSRLAVRNEFCQEIVDLGGLNFMVTLLADCMEHPDVVRQALGVLRAVAGNDDVKDAVVSAGAADLIVLAINRHLGNPQICEQGCAALCMLALRKPENCGVIVEGGGALAALQAMKAHPGEAAVQRQACMLLRNLVARSRELRGPILAMGAEPLLAEARALHRDCDDVARAALRDLGCHVELRELWTGQKGGLAQ; this is encoded by the exons ATGGGCTCCCGGCAGATCGCCCAGGAGACGTTCGACGAGGCGGTGCAGGAGAACATCACCGAGTTCCAGATGGAGCCCGAGGAGGCCGTGAGGGAGGCGGTGCAGCAGTTCCAGTCCCAAG GTGTGGACCTGAGCAATATTGTGAAAGCTGTGCGTCCTGTCTCTGAGAATGGGCAGAGGCAAAAGCATCAAATCCTGCTG AGCCTGGAGAGCCTGGGCAGAGCCGTGGCGGAGCAGGACGCGGCGCGGCTGCCCGAGCTGCTGGCGGCGTTGGCGgcgcagtgccagcaggagccgGCGTGCCGCTGCCTGGCCGCCCGGCACGGCGCCTACCCGGCGCTGCTGGCGGCCTGCGGGCTGGCCGAGGGGCACGGCGCCGCGCTGCCCGCCGCGCTGGCCGCGCTGGCCGCGCTGCTGGACGGGCAGCCCGAGCTGCTGGACGCGCCGGggcgggagctgctgctgcgggCCCtgcgggagcggccggcggcACCGGCCGCGCTGCGCTGCGTGCGCCACGCCTGCCTCCGCCACGAGCGCAACCGGCAGCAGCTCGTCGGGGCCGGCGTCCTGCCGCTGCTCACCGGGGCCGTCGCCCGGCACGGCGGCGATGCCCAGCTGGTCAGGgtggccgccgccgccctgcGCGCCGTGACGCTGGACGACGACATCCGTGTGCCCTTCGGGCACGCGCACGAGCACGCCAGGATGATCGTGCTGGAGAACGACGGGCTGAGGGTGCTCATCGAGGCTGCCAAAG CCTTCAGGGATGACTGCGGGGTTCTCAGCGAGCTCTGTGCCACCCTCTCTCGCCTCGCTGTCAGGAACGAGTTCTGCCAGGAAATCGTGGACCTTGGGGGCTTGAATTTCATGGTGACTCTGCTGGCAGACTGCATGGAGCACCCG GACGTGGTCAGGCAGGCGCTGGGCGTCCTCCGCGCCGTGGCCGGCAACGACGACGTCAAGGACGCCGTGGtcagcgccggggccgccgaCCTCATCGTGCTGGCCATCAACCGGCACCTGGGCAACCCTCAG ATctgtgagcagggctgtgcagccctgtGCATGCTGGCCCTGCGCAAGCCCGAGAACTGCGGCGTCATCGTGGAGGGCGGCGgggccctggcagccctgcaggccatgaAGGCTCACCCAGGAGAGGCAGCTGTGCAG AGGCAGGCGTGCATGCTGCTGCGGAACCTGGTGGCGCGCAGCCGGGAGCTGCGCGGGCCCATCCTGGCCATGGGCGCGGAGCCGCTGCTCGCCGAGGCGCGCGCCCTGCACCGCGACTGCGACGACGTGGCCAGGGCCGCCCTCAGGGACCTGGGCTGCCACGTGGAGCTGCGGGAGCTCTGGACGGGCCAGAAGGGCGGCCTGGCCCAGTGA